The Deltaproteobacteria bacterium DNA segment GTGACGGTCTGGGTGGCGGAGACGGTCGCCGCGGTGAGGAGTCCGGAACTGCTGATGGTGGCGTACGCGGTGGTGACGGACCAGGTAGGCGTTACGGCGGAGGTGGATCCGTCGCTCCAGGTGGCGGTGGCGGTGTAGGTGGCGGTGGCTCCCTCGTTGACGGAAGCGGCCCCGCTGACGGCGATCGAGGAGAGGGTCGGCGCAGTCACGATCGGGACGATCCACGAAATCGCGGGCGAGAGCGCGGACTCCTCGCCGGTGCCGAGGACGGTTTTGCCGGTGAAGTAGACGGTGCCGCCCCGGGTCATCCCCTGGAGCCCCGGATCGAAGGTGGTGGAGGTCGTCGTGAGCCCGGATGCGATCTGGCGGAGGGACGCCGCGGGAAGCGCCGGGTCCGTGCTCCAGTACATCGTGTAGGTGACGGTTTTCCCGGCTTCGATCGCCGGGGTGTCGGTATAGGTGGGCACCGGGTCCCACGAGACGATCCGGATTTCCGCGGACGCGCTACCGATGGCGAGCAGCAGGACCCCGAGCGTCAGAAGGCAGCATCCGGATCTACGCATGGTCATCGCCCCCTCGAAATGCTACAGCCGGTCCCAGGTGACCGGGGCCATGAATGCGGATCTCTGCCGGTCGATTCCGACCGCTTTCATCGATACGTAGACGCGGCTTCCGGCCGGCACGCCCGGAATCAGCTCCAGCGCGAATTCCGTGACCAGCGCCTTTGCCACCGAAAGTCTGTCCGGCGAAGGAACCTCGGCGACGGCCGCGACCTCGGCGATCGGCAGGTCGCTGTCGCTGAAGTTCGTGTCCGTCCGCACGTACAACTCATAGTACTCAAGATCGCTGTAGGGGTCCATCGCGACATTGTCGGCGAAGGTCGCCGGGGGAGCCCAGGAAAGCATGGAAACGGGCCCGGCCGGAGGAACGGACGGGCTCTCGGACGATCCGCCGCCGCCCCCGCACCCGAAGAGAAGGACTGCTCCGAAAATCGCCAGGAGGAAACCCGTTGGGATCTTCCGTATCATGGCTGCCCCTCCCGGTCCCGTGGAGTTCCTTTTTTTGGACCGTTAACCTTGCATGTCTCAAGTTGCGTGCCGTGGAGGAAGGCGTTGAGGTGGGTGTGAAAAACCGATTGAAATATAATTGGTTAAGTATCTATCAAGAGTTTTTCCCGTCGCCTTTTTCCCGTGGATTCAGCCGGGATCTTTCATCGGCGAAAGGGTGATTGCAATATCGTAATGATTCGGTCCGGGAGATTGCCGCCCGCTTGGCGATTTCGGATTCCACCCGCGCCGGGGCGGAGGAAATGCCGTTTTCGGGCCGGTTTTTGACCTGGATCAAGGCGGGCCCGGTGGTTCCCATGGAGAATCGCGAGTGTATACTGTATCCAGTTCGCCGGGGGCGAAGAACCCCGAGGAGGAGGGGAAGGATGAAGCGGTCTGCATGGGTCGTGGTCGTCCTGGTGGGCGCCCTGTCTGCGTACCTGTTGTCCGGCAGCGCGATGGGGGAACCGAAAGGGAGCTCCGACGTCGGCAGCGAGGCGGAGATCTACGGGCCGATGACGGTCCGCGCGGTCCCGAAGGCCGCGAAGCCGGCGGATCCTCCCGTCAAGGAGGAGAAGTGCTTCGAGTGCCACGACGAGATCCAGGCGCTGAAGAAGGACGGCAAGCACGCGAAGGTCAACTGCGCCGGGTGCCACGACGGGACGGCCGACCACCTGAAGGACAGCGACAAGCGGCCGGTCACGCGCGTGGATCTCGAGACGTGCGGCGGCTGCCACCCGGACCAGTACGCCAGCTTCGGCACCTTGAACCTGAAGAAGACGGCCCGGACCGAGAAGTCGCTCCTCACCGAGCGGTCCCCGAACCCGTACTGGGACAAGCTGATGATGGGGCACGGCTTCACCAAGGAGCACGCCAACCCCCGCAGCCACGCCTACATGCTCGTCGACCACCTGATCGTCGACCGGGCGTACGGCGGGAGGTTCCAGGCGAAGGACGGCTGGGGATACGTGTCGCAGCCGGGGCCGGTCGCGGCGTGGGACGTCCTGGTGGATAAATACCCGGATAGCAAGGAGCACAAGGCGTTCCTTCCCGAGAGCGCCCCCGCCGCCAACCCCACCTGCCTGCAGTGCAAGACGCAGGACCAGATCCTCAAGTGGAAATACATGGGGGACAAGGACGAGAAGGCGAAGTGGGACCGCTCGTCCAACGTGGTGGAGTTCGTAAAGGACCTGAACCATTCGCTCAACTGCTTCATGTGCCACGACCCGCACGCGGCGAAGCCGCGGATCGTGCGCGACGGCCTGATCCAGGCGCTGACCCGCCCGGAGAAGGACACGCTCTGGCACAAGGACCCCAAGGCCACGAAGATCGACGTGAAGGAGTTCCGCGGCGGTTTCCGCAAGATCGCGCTGCTTTCGAAGTACGACGCGAAGCTGCAGTGCGGGCAGTGCCACGTGGAATACAACTGCAACCCGGGGTTCGACCCGAAGACCGGCGAATACTCCATCAAGGCCCCGGATCAGCGAACGAACCACTTCCCGTTCAAGAACGTCCTCTCGATCTACGACCATTACAACGACCTGGGATTCCGGGATTTCAAGCACGGGCTGACGGGGGGTCTGCTATGGAAGGCGCAGCACCCGGAGGCGGAGACGTTCTGGGGGTCGACGCACGACAGGGCGGGGGCGAGCTGCGACAGCTGCCACATGCCGAAGGTCCGCAACGCCGCGGGGAAGGTGTACACCTCGCACTGGCAGACGAGTCCGAGGAACTACCTGAAGCAGACGTGCCTGACCTCGAAATGCCACCCGAAGCTCACGGAGCTGCAGGCGGCGTACGAGATCGATTCGATCCGCAACTTCACCAAGGGGAAGATGCGGAAGGCCGAGTACTGGCTCTCCGCGCTGATCGACAAGATCGTGGAGGGGAAGAAGGCGGGGATCCCGGCCGAGGCGCTCCGGGAGGCGCAGGAGCAGCACCAGAAGGCGCACATCCTGTGGGAGTGGTGGACGGCGGAGAACTCCGACGGCTTCCACAACCCGTCGCTCGCGCGGGAGTCGCTGACCCGTTCGGTCGAGGAGTCGAAGAGGGGGATCAAGGTCGTAAGCGACGCGATGGAGAAGAAGACGGCGTCGAAGTAGCCTCGGCGGCTTCGCTCCTTCCCGGGGGTGCGGGTTTCAAAGCCCGCGCCCCCGGTTTCATTTCCGGTATAGTGAAGGGAACATCGCCATGGAGGCGTACGTGACGCGAACCCCTCCCCCCTGCGCCACACGAAGGGATTTCCTGAAAATGGTCGTCGCCGCGGGCGCGGTCGCCGCCGCGCCTCCGTTGCCGTCCGCGGCGGAATCCCTTCCCCCCGCCACGGAGGAGAAGCGGCCCCTCGGGAAGACCGGCTTCCGCGTGTCGACCGTCGGGTTCGGCGCGATGATCACCCGCGACCCGGAGGTGATCCGCGCCGCCATCGACCGCGGAGTGGATTACATCGACACGGCCGACTGCTACATGGGGGGAGAGAACGAGCGGATCGTCGGGCGCGCGATCGCGGGCGTCCGCGACAAGGTGGTGCTGGCGACCAAGGTCCACATCGCCCCTCCGGCCGAGATGATCCGGTCGGCGGAGAACAGCCTCCGGTCGCTCAAGGTCGACGTCATCGACGTCCTGCAGCTCCACGGGATTTCGACCGAGGAGGAGGTGACCGACCCCCGCGCCCGCGAAGCGCTCCGGATGCTCATCGACCAAGGGAAGATCCGCGTCGCCGGGGTGACGACCCACTCCGGACAGGAGACCGTGCTCCGGGCCGTCCGGAAGCACGGCTTCTACAAGACGGTCCTCGTGGCGTACAACTTCCGCTCCGACTCCGGTGTGACCGCCGCGGTCAAGGGAGCGCTGGGGTTGAGCGAAGGATTGTCCAACGCGATACGGTCGGTCGGCGCGTCGGGGGTCGGGGTCGTCGCGATGAAGACGCAGGCGGGGGGGTACCCGTCGCCCCCCGGCGGGGCGAGCCCGCACCAGGCCGCGCTGGCGTGGGTTCTTTCGAATCCCGGCGTCGCCACGACGATCCCGAGCATGACGACGTACGCGCAGCTTACCGACAATCTCGGCGCGCGGGGGAGGCGGCTTACGTTTTCCGACCGGGTCGCCCTCCGCCGCTACGCGATGGAGATCGGGGACCGGCACTGCTCCCTGTGCGGCGCGTGCGACGGCGCCTGCCCCAACGGCGTCGACGTGCCGTCGGTCCTCCGGACGCTCGCGTACCGCGACGGATACCGCCAGGAAGCGTTCGCGCGCGCCTCGTACGCCGCTCTTCCCCCCGGCCGGAACGCCGCGGCGTGCGGGGAGTGCTCGTCGTGCGCGGTCTCCTGCCCGCTGCGCCTGCCGGTGGCGCGCTTATCCCGCCGGGCCCACACCGCGTTGTCCGGGTGAGGGACGACTTGCCTCCCCCCCCTCTCCGCCCCCCGCTACTCCCCGTTCTCCTGTTCGGTATCGCCCTCCTCGTTCCGTTGCCCGACTCCGGGAATTGCGCGGAGGCCATGCCTCACCCAGCGATTTCCGTCCTCGGCGCCGCCGGCGTCTGGGAGCGGATCGGGTCGGTGCGGACGTTCGGGCCGGAACGGCTGTACGAGGAGATCGACGGGGAGGCGGAGCTGTTCCTCCCGTACGGGATGCGGCGGCTGACGGTGGCGGTCGTGGGCGACCGGTCGCTGCCCGGATCGGAAGTCCGGCTGGAGCTGTTCCGGATGGGCTCCGCGAGGGACGCGTTCGGGATCTGGTCCCAGCACCGGTATCCGGACCAGGAGGCCGTCTCCGTGCCTCCTTCCGAGGTCGTGGTTTCCGACACGTCGGCGGATTTCTACCGGGGGGACACGTTCGTCCGGCTGCGGGCGAAGCCGGGCGAGGATTCCCGCCGCCTCGTGCTGGATCTCGCGAAGGCGGTCGTCGATGCTCTCCACGGAGAAGGCGCCCCGCCGGAGGAGGCCCGCATCCTCGACCGGTTCCCGGGCCGGATTCCCGGGACCGTCCTCTACCAGAAGAAGGCCATGATGGGGTACGAGTGCCTCGCTCCCGGTTTCGAGGCGAAGTTCGCCGGCCCGTCGTCCTCCGGACGACTCGCGCTGCTGCCGCCGCCGGTCGGGCCGGCCGGGGGGGATCGCCGTCTCGAGCGGATCGGGAAGGAGCTTCCCGGCTTCTCCGCGGCCGCCCCCAACCTCTTCAGGGCGTCGCTCCCGTCCGGAATTCTTTGGCTGGCGCGGGCCGGCGGATGCGTCGTGGGGGTCGCCGGGGACCTCTCGCGGTCGGCGGCGGATCCGCTGCTGGCGGCCCTCGCCGCCTCGTCGATCGCGCTTTGCGACCCGGAGGGCGGGAACCGGTGAACGAATCCGCGGTCGAACGGACCGTCTTCCCGCGGGAACAGTGGATCCGGTTTGGCGTCGTGGGGCTGCTGGTCCCCGCGATCCTCTACGCGGCGTACAGGAACAACCCGGTCCTTTCCCACGACATCACCGAGATGTTCAGCGTGATCGTGGCGTGCGGCATCTTCATGCTGACGTGGAACGCCCGGGAATTGATCGACAACCACTACTTCGTCTTCCTCGGGATCGCCTACCTGTTCGTAGGGGCGATCGACTACCTGCACACCCTTTCCTTCGCCGGCACCATCTCGCGGGAGAGCCACGGCGTCTCGATAGAGCTGTGGTTCGCCGCGCGATACCTCCAGAGCTTCGCCCTCGTCGCCGCTCCCGTGTTCGCGTACCGGAAGACCCGCCCGGGGATCGTCCTGGCCGGCTTCGCGACGGCGGCCGTCCTGCTGGTCGCCGCGGTGCATCAGGGGGTTCTCCAGGACTTCTACGTGCCCGACAAGGGATTGACGTCCGCCAAGGCGCTGAGCGACCACATCGTGTCCGCCATCCAGCTGCTCTCGATCGGCACCCTCTGGCTGGCGCGCGAAAAATTCGACCGGAAGGTGCTGCGCCTCCTTGTCCTCTCCGTACTCTTCTCGATTGCCGCGGAGATGTCGGCCGACCTGTACCGCGACGCCTACATCTACAACAGCGTGATCGGGCACTATCTCAAGGTGGTCTCTTTCTACCTGGTCTACCTCGCGGTCGTCACCACCGGTCTCATCCGTCCCTACGGGCTGCTGTTCCGGAACTTGAAGAGGAGCGAGGAGGAGCTTCGCGCCGCGAGGGACGGTCTGGAGACGAGGGTCTCGGAGCGGACGGCGGAGCTGCGCGCCGTGAACGAGCGGCTGGAGAAGGAGCTGGCCGAGCGGCAGCGGGCGGTGGAGATGCGGGAGCTGATCCTGGACCTCCACCACCTCACCCACTCCAAGGAGTCGGTCCGGGATTTCCTCTCGTCCGTCTCGGTGTTCCTCCAGGAGCGGTTCGGGTTCAAGGCGATCGGGATCCGGTACCGCCGGGGCGCCGACTACCCGTACTTCGAGGCGCGCGGCTTCCCGCAGGAATTCGTCGAGGCCGAGATGAGCCTTTGTGCCGGGGACCGGGGCGCGGCATCCGGGGGGGGAAACGGGGAGAATCCGCCGTACGAATGCGCCTGCGGGGCGGTCATCGCCGGGAAGGGAGATCCGTGCCGTGCGTTCTTCACCCCTTACGGGACGTTCTGGACCAACGGCGCCTCGGACCTCGTCGCCGGGAACGAGGCGGCGAGAGCGCTCGTCACCCGCGGCCGGTGCGTCCGGCAAGGGTACGAGTCGATCGCGCTGGTCCCCTTGCGCCTGGGCGACGTCGCCTTCGGGCTGCTGCAGTTCAACGACCGGCGGAAGGGGGTGTTCCACCCGCACCTGCTGTCCCAGCTCGAGCGGGTCGCCGAGAACATCGGCGCCGCGCTGTCCCGCCTGCTGGCCCTGGAGGCGCTCCAGGAAAGCGAGGACCGTTTCCGCTCCCTGGTGGAGAACTCCATGGTCGGCATCCTGATCGTCGCCGACGGGCGGATCGTCTTCCACAACCCGCGGCAGGAGAGGATTACAGGGAAAATTCCCGACGGGATCCCTTTCCGCGAGCTCGGGCAGGTCCACCCGGACGACGCCGGGGAGTTCGAACGGCTCTGCGCCGCCGCCGCGCACCCCGGGCCGGAACGGCTGGAGGTGGACGTCCGCCTCCTCGTCCCGGAAGGGGGCGGGGGGCGCGGGTCGGTCCGGTGGCTCCATTGCCAGGCGAACCCGGTCGTCTTCCGGGGGGTCGCGTCGCTCCTGGTCGACACGGTGGACATCACCCGGGTGAAGGAGCTGGAGCAAGCCGTGACCGCGCGCGAGAAGCTCGCCTCGATCGGGCAGCTCGCGGCGGGGATCGCCCACGAGATCCGAAACCCCCTCTCCGGGATCAACATCAACATCTCAACGCTCGAGCTGCTCTGCCGGAGGGCGGAAGGGCTGGAACCGGATGAACGGGAGAAGATCGAGACGGTCGTCGCGCAGGCGAAGGCGGCTTCGGAGAAGATCTCCTCCGTCATCCGGCGCGTGATGGAGTTCTCGAAGCCGGCGCCGCCGCGGATGGACCGGGTGGATATCAACCGGGTCGTCCGGGAAGCGCTCTCCATCTCGGAAATGACGCGTCGCAAGGGGAAGGTGGAGTTCCGCGAGGCCCTGTCCCCGGAGCCGCTTCCGTGCCATGGGGACCCCGCCCTCCTCGAGCAGGTCGTCCTGAACCTGATCACGAACGCCATGCAGGCGATGGAGTCAATGGACGGAAAGGGGACGATCACCGTCGGGGCGGAGCGGGTGGGGGACAAGGCGGTCATCCGGGTGGCCGATACGGGGCCCGGCGTTCCCGAACATCTGCGGGAAAGGATCTTCGAGCCGTTCTACACGACCCGGAGGGAAGGGCACGGGATCGGCCTCTCCTTCAGCAACCGGATCGTCTCCGACCACGGCGGCCGGCTGTCGGTGCGTCCCGCGGAGGGGGGCGGCGCGGAGTTCCGCATCGAACTTCCGCTGAAAGAGGAAAGGAGCCCGACATAGAACCCTGGAAGGTATTCGTCGTCGACGACGAGGAGAGCGTGCGGGAGGGAATCCGGATCGCGCTGGAGCCGCGGTACCGCGTGCGGGCGTTCGGCGATGCGGAATCCGCCGTGGAGGGCGTGAAGGAGGATCCGCCCGACCTGGTCCTGATGGACATCGGGCTGCCCGGCATGAGCGGGATCGAGGGGCTCCGCGCGGTCAAGTCCCTGCGCCCGGAGATCCTGGTGATCGTGATCACCGCGTACGAGGACGTGCAGACGGTCGTGGCGGCGATGAAGGGTGGCGCGTTCGACTACGTCGTGAAGCCGCTGCACGCGGAAACGGTGGAGGCGTCGGTCGAAAAGGCGCTGGAGACGGTCCGCCTCCAGAAAGAGGTGCGGGAGCTGCAGGAGCGGTGCCTCCGGGACAACGTCCCCCTCTTTATCGGGGAGAGCCACGCGATCCGCGATGTGATGGAGTTCGTCGAATCCGTCGCGAAGAGCCCCGACACCCCGGTCCTCATTCTCGGGCCCACGGGAACGGGGAAGGAGCTGGTCGCGGCCGCCATCCATTACCGGAGCCCGAACTTCCGCGGACCGCTGGTGAGCGTCAACTGCGCGGCCATCCCGAGGGAGCTGCTGGAAAGCGAGCTCTTCGGGTACGAGAAGGGCGCTTTCACCGGCGCCGCGCACACCGGGAAGAAGGGGCTGGTGGAGGAGGCGTCGGGCGGGACGCTGTTCCTCGACGAGGTCGGGGACCTGAGCCCCGAGGCCCAGTCGAAACTGCTCCGCTTCCTGGAGGACGGGGAGTTCTACCGCGTCGGAGGGACGCGCCGCTTCCGCGCCTCCGCCCGGGTGGTTTCGGCCACGAACAAGGCGATCGAGGAGCTGATGGAGAAGGGTTCTTTCCGCGAGGATCTGTACTACCGCCTCGCTGTCGTGCGGGTCGCCGTCCCCGCCCTTGCGCAACGGCCGGACGACATCCTGCCGATCGCACGCCACTTCCTCGTCGAGTTCTCCGGGAAGTTCGGGAGGGCCGTCGCCGGTTTCTCCCCCGAGGCCGAGGAGTCGCTCCTGTCCCACGCGTGGGAGGGGAACGTGCGGGAGCTCCGCAACGTAGTGGAGCGGGCGGTCCTGACCGGGAAGGGAACCCAAGTGTCGGCTGCGGACCTTCGGCTCGGTCCGGGAGGGGCTGGAGCGCGGCCCGCCGGAACCGGAAACGGGATCCCGGCGCCGCCCCTTTCGTCCTCCGGGGTGAACCTTGCGTCGATACTCGAATCGATCGAAAAGCGATATATCGGCGATGCGCTTCGGCTCGCCGGGGGGAACGAGACCAGGGCGGCCCAGCTGCTGGCCATCAACTACCACACGTTCCGTTACCGAAGGAGGAAGCTTGGCCTCTGACCTTGCCCCGGGAATTGACGATTCTTCGAAATTGCGAGTGAGATTTCTTAGAGTTCCTCCATCCCCTGTTTTTCCGAGGCGCCCGATTGGTAGCGTATCTTCATGTAAAATATACGGAAAACGTTTCATTCGGCGGGGATACCCTACGGCACGTTCCATGCTCGTATCTGTCGTTGGAGGAATTTGAACGGAGGGATGGCGGATGCCGGGACGATTGGCCGGGGCAAGGATAGCGATCATCGAGGACGACACGCTGCTTCGGGAATCCCTGGCGCTCTTCCTGCGGGTCAGGGGTGGGCATGTGGAGACGTACGGCAGCGCCGAGGAAGCCGGTGAGGCGGTAACGCAAGGCAGGTTCGACGCGGTGATCAGCGACTACCTGCTCCCTGGGGAAAACGGGCTCTCGTTCCTCCGCAAGGTCCTGAAGTCTTCGGAAAGCGCGGGAACCGTCCTGATCACCGCGCACGCCGGGAAGGACATGTCGAAAGAGGCGTTGGCCGCGGGGATCCACACCTTCCTCACGAAGCCGTTTTCCACGAAGGAACTCGAAGCGGCCCTGGAGCGGATCCTCGAACGGAGGGGGGCGGGACGGGATGGGGCCATTGAGGCGACATGAGGATCGCATGGCGTTCTTGAGGTAGGATAGCGTCATGGGAGCTCCCGTGATCGGCAGAAAGGTTTTCAACGAACGTTTGCTCTCCTCGCTCTCCGTCCCCTCGGCGGAGCAGCCGCAGCTGACCGGGCTCGCGCGGACGGAAGGGGCGGCGTTTCCCCGCCTTCTCGTGGCCCGCGGCCTCGTCTCTCCCGAACGACTGCGCAGCGCCTACCAGGAGCTTTGCGGCATCCCGGCCTTCCGGAACGATCCCGAAGCGGAGCGTCCCGCCACGGGCGACGCCCTCCCGCTTTCCTTCCTGCGCGCAAGGATGCTTTTTCCCCTGTCGCTGGACGACGGCACGCTCACCGTCGCAATGGCCGATCCGCTGGACGCGGACGCAAGGGAGGCCGTGGCCAAGGCCACGGGGAAGCGCGTGGAGGTCGTGGCCGGGACCGAGGAGGAGATCCGCGAGGCGATCGAGAAGGCGTACGGGGAGGCCGGCTCCTCGATGGGGAGTCTGGTCGAGCAGGTCGGGGACGAATCGCCCGGGACGACCGGCGACGAACGGGTGGAGCAGCTGATCGGCGTCGCCTCCGAGGCGCCCATCATCCGGCTGGTGAACTTCGTCATGGCGCGGGCGATCGAGCGCGGCGCGAGCGACATCCACCTGGAGCCGTACGAGAAGGTGCTCCGCGTCCGCTACCGCATCGACGGGATCCTGGAGGACGTGGAGTCCCCGCCGCGGCGCCTGCAGACGGCCATCATCTCCCGCGTGAAGATCATGTCGCGGCTCAACATCGCGGAGAGCCGGCTCCCGCAGGACGGGCGCGTGAAACTGCGCATCGGGGGCAAGGAGATCGATTTCCGCGTCTCGACCATTCCCACGCTCCACGGGGAGAGCGTGGTCATCCGCATCCTCGACCAGGCTTCCGTGCCGCTCGACATGGGGACGCTCGGCTTCTTCCCCGACACGCTCTCGGCGTTCCGTCCGATGGTGTCGGCCCCGTACGGGATGATCCTGGTCACCGGTCCCACCGGCAGCGGGAAGACGACCACCCTCTACGCGGCCCTCCAGGAGATCAAGTCTCCGGGGCGAAAGATCATCACCATCGAGGACCCGGTCGAATACCAGATTCCCGGGGTGGTCCAGATCCAGGTGAAGCCGCAGATCGGGCTGACCTTCGCATCGGGGCTCCGGTCGATCGTCCGGCAGGACCCCGACGTCATACTGGTCGGAGAGATCCGCGACCGCGAGACCGCGGAAATCGCGATCCACTCGGCCCTCACGGGTCACATGGTCCTTTCCACATTGCACACCAACGACGCCCCCGGGGCGGTTACCCGGCTCCTCGAGATGGGGGTCGAGGAGTACCTCCTGCCGTCGTGCCTGGTCGGCGTCCTCGCGCAGCGGCTCGTACGCACGGTCTGCGGCGGCTGCTCGGCCCCCCGGGAAGTTTCGGCCGCGCTCCGGGAGGATCTGCTCCGGGAGGCCGGATTCGTTCCGGAGGGGGAGCTGCGGCAAGGCGCAGGGTGCGAGGCGTGCGCCGGCACCGGCTACCGCGGCCGGTCGGGGATCTTCGAGCTGCTCCCGGTGACCGGGGAGATCCGGGACCTCATTCTCTCCCGGGCGGACTCCGGAACGTTGCGCGCGAAGGCGGTCGCCGCCGGGATGCGGCAGCTGCGGGAAGACGGCTGGGAGAAGGTGAAGCGCGGCATCACCACGATCGAGGAAGTCCTCCGGGTCACCCGCGCGGGCTAGGCGGCCCGTTTCCCGGGTAGATAGGACCACGCGATGGCCGTCTTCGGATACAGGGTCACCGATGTCGTGGGGAAGGTGACGGAAGGGGTGATCGAGGCGGCCGGGGAGCGCGCCGCCAGGGATCGCCTCCGGGAGATGAACCTCGTCCCGATCCGCGTCTGGGCCGCATCGGCGGGCGTGGAGCGGAGGGACGGCTCCGCCCCCGCTGCCGGGATCCGCGGCCCGAGGAAGGACCTTCTCCCGTTCCTTCACGGTTTCCGGACCCTGCTGGTCGCCGGCGTGCCGATCGACCGCGCGCTCGAGATGATGGCCGACCTGTACCGCGGCGGGCCGATGGGCGCGGTGGCGGTCTTCCTCCTCCGGGAGGTCCGCTCCGGAAGCTCCCTCTCCGACGCGATGCGGAAAAGCCCCGGCGCCCCCTTCAGCCGCTTCCTCGTGCAGATGGTCCAGGCGGGGCAGTCGACCGGCCGGCTCGAGGAGGCGCTCGACCAGGCGTACCGGTTCATGGAGCGGGCGCGGGATTTCCGATCCAACCTGCTCGGGTCGCTCCTCTATCCGGCGATCCTGCTGGCCGCTTCCGTCGTCTCGGTGATCCTCCTGGTCGTCTTTGTCGTTCCCCGGTTCGCCGGGGTGTTCGCCTCCTCGGGGGTTCTCCTTCCGCTCCCGACGCGGGCGCTCCTCGCGTTCAGCTCGTTCCTCTCCGGGAACATCCTCTACCTTCTCGCGGCGTCGGCCGCCCTCGTCGCGCTGTTCCGTTCCTGGCTCGCCCGCCCCGAATCGCGCAGGGAATGGGACCGGGGGATGATGAAGTGGCCGCTCGTCGGCGCCACCGTCACCGCGCTGGAAACCTCCCGCGTCATGCGCTCCCTGTCGTCGCTGCTGTCGGGCGGGGTCCCGATCCTTCCCGCCTTCGTCATCGCGCGCGAAGTCAGCGGAAACGCGGCGATCCGGGAGGGGATGGAGGCGGCGAGGGTGCGCGTGCAGGGCGGCGCCAAGGTGGCCCGGGCGCTCGAGGAGACGACCCCCTTCCCCCCGATGGCGCTCCAGATGATCGCCGTGGGGGAGGAGACGGGACGTCTCGAGGAGATGCTGGCGTCGGTCGCCGACGCCTTCGAGGACCAGGCCCGGCGGAGCCTGAAGAACTTCCTCACCATCCTCGAGCCGGCCGTGATCCTGGCGATGGGGCTCCTCGTCGGGTTCATCGTCTTCTCGATGTTCCTGGCGATCTTCCGGCTGAACGAGGTGCCGTTCTGATGCCGTGGCGGAAGGCGTTCACGCTGCTCGAGATGGTCGTGGTGCTTGCGCTGGTCGGAATCCTGGCCGCGCTGGTCGCCCCTTCCTTCTCCCGCACGATCGCGTCCTCCCGGCTGCGCTCCGCGGCCTCCGGCGTGCGGGGGACCTTCACGAAGGCCCGCGCGATGGCGGTCGCCGGGGCGCGGGAGCGGGCGGTGACGTTCGACCGCGAGAGCGGGGAGTACGGGATCGACAACGACGCGGTCCGCCGTCTTCCGGAGACGATCCGGTTCGCGGAACCAGACGGCGCGGGGGAGGGGGACGGCGGCGGGCCCGTGAAGGTGCGGTTCTTCGCCGACGGCAGCGCGGAGGAGGCGGAGATCCGGGTGGTGGCGGAAGACGGCGGCGGCCTGAAGGTCACGGTCG contains these protein-coding regions:
- a CDS encoding ammonia-forming cytochrome c nitrite reductase subunit c552; translated protein: MKRSAWVVVVLVGALSAYLLSGSAMGEPKGSSDVGSEAEIYGPMTVRAVPKAAKPADPPVKEEKCFECHDEIQALKKDGKHAKVNCAGCHDGTADHLKDSDKRPVTRVDLETCGGCHPDQYASFGTLNLKKTARTEKSLLTERSPNPYWDKLMMGHGFTKEHANPRSHAYMLVDHLIVDRAYGGRFQAKDGWGYVSQPGPVAAWDVLVDKYPDSKEHKAFLPESAPAANPTCLQCKTQDQILKWKYMGDKDEKAKWDRSSNVVEFVKDLNHSLNCFMCHDPHAAKPRIVRDGLIQALTRPEKDTLWHKDPKATKIDVKEFRGGFRKIALLSKYDAKLQCGQCHVEYNCNPGFDPKTGEYSIKAPDQRTNHFPFKNVLSIYDHYNDLGFRDFKHGLTGGLLWKAQHPEAETFWGSTHDRAGASCDSCHMPKVRNAAGKVYTSHWQTSPRNYLKQTCLTSKCHPKLTELQAAYEIDSIRNFTKGKMRKAEYWLSALIDKIVEGKKAGIPAEALREAQEQHQKAHILWEWWTAENSDGFHNPSLARESLTRSVEESKRGIKVVSDAMEKKTASK
- a CDS encoding aldo/keto reductase gives rise to the protein MEAYVTRTPPPCATRRDFLKMVVAAGAVAAAPPLPSAAESLPPATEEKRPLGKTGFRVSTVGFGAMITRDPEVIRAAIDRGVDYIDTADCYMGGENERIVGRAIAGVRDKVVLATKVHIAPPAEMIRSAENSLRSLKVDVIDVLQLHGISTEEEVTDPRAREALRMLIDQGKIRVAGVTTHSGQETVLRAVRKHGFYKTVLVAYNFRSDSGVTAAVKGALGLSEGLSNAIRSVGASGVGVVAMKTQAGGYPSPPGGASPHQAALAWVLSNPGVATTIPSMTTYAQLTDNLGARGRRLTFSDRVALRRYAMEIGDRHCSLCGACDGACPNGVDVPSVLRTLAYRDGYRQEAFARASYAALPPGRNAAACGECSSCAVSCPLRLPVARLSRRAHTALSG
- a CDS encoding PAS domain S-box protein, translated to MNESAVERTVFPREQWIRFGVVGLLVPAILYAAYRNNPVLSHDITEMFSVIVACGIFMLTWNARELIDNHYFVFLGIAYLFVGAIDYLHTLSFAGTISRESHGVSIELWFAARYLQSFALVAAPVFAYRKTRPGIVLAGFATAAVLLVAAVHQGVLQDFYVPDKGLTSAKALSDHIVSAIQLLSIGTLWLAREKFDRKVLRLLVLSVLFSIAAEMSADLYRDAYIYNSVIGHYLKVVSFYLVYLAVVTTGLIRPYGLLFRNLKRSEEELRAARDGLETRVSERTAELRAVNERLEKELAERQRAVEMRELILDLHHLTHSKESVRDFLSSVSVFLQERFGFKAIGIRYRRGADYPYFEARGFPQEFVEAEMSLCAGDRGAASGGGNGENPPYECACGAVIAGKGDPCRAFFTPYGTFWTNGASDLVAGNEAARALVTRGRCVRQGYESIALVPLRLGDVAFGLLQFNDRRKGVFHPHLLSQLERVAENIGAALSRLLALEALQESEDRFRSLVENSMVGILIVADGRIVFHNPRQERITGKIPDGIPFRELGQVHPDDAGEFERLCAAAAHPGPERLEVDVRLLVPEGGGGRGSVRWLHCQANPVVFRGVASLLVDTVDITRVKELEQAVTAREKLASIGQLAAGIAHEIRNPLSGININISTLELLCRRAEGLEPDEREKIETVVAQAKAASEKISSVIRRVMEFSKPAPPRMDRVDINRVVREALSISEMTRRKGKVEFREALSPEPLPCHGDPALLEQVVLNLITNAMQAMESMDGKGTITVGAERVGDKAVIRVADTGPGVPEHLRERIFEPFYTTRREGHGIGLSFSNRIVSDHGGRLSVRPAEGGGAEFRIELPLKEERSPT
- a CDS encoding sigma-54-dependent Fis family transcriptional regulator, translated to MEPWKVFVVDDEESVREGIRIALEPRYRVRAFGDAESAVEGVKEDPPDLVLMDIGLPGMSGIEGLRAVKSLRPEILVIVITAYEDVQTVVAAMKGGAFDYVVKPLHAETVEASVEKALETVRLQKEVRELQERCLRDNVPLFIGESHAIRDVMEFVESVAKSPDTPVLILGPTGTGKELVAAAIHYRSPNFRGPLVSVNCAAIPRELLESELFGYEKGAFTGAAHTGKKGLVEEASGGTLFLDEVGDLSPEAQSKLLRFLEDGEFYRVGGTRRFRASARVVSATNKAIEELMEKGSFREDLYYRLAVVRVAVPALAQRPDDILPIARHFLVEFSGKFGRAVAGFSPEAEESLLSHAWEGNVRELRNVVERAVLTGKGTQVSAADLRLGPGGAGARPAGTGNGIPAPPLSSSGVNLASILESIEKRYIGDALRLAGGNETRAAQLLAINYHTFRYRRRKLGL
- a CDS encoding response regulator, translating into MPGRLAGARIAIIEDDTLLRESLALFLRVRGGHVETYGSAEEAGEAVTQGRFDAVISDYLLPGENGLSFLRKVLKSSESAGTVLITAHAGKDMSKEALAAGIHTFLTKPFSTKELEAALERILERRGAGRDGAIEAT